A single Pyxicephalus adspersus chromosome 8, UCB_Pads_2.0, whole genome shotgun sequence DNA region contains:
- the ACADM gene encoding medium-chain specific acyl-CoA dehydrogenase, mitochondrial: protein MSALRVTRALQHIAKQGLRAKSTAPQTASSASAPHSGFNFELSEQQKEFQATARKFAREEVIPAAAQYDRTGEYPVPLIKRAWELGLMNGHIPEHCGGLNLGIFDTCLITEEIAYGCTGIQTAIEANSLGQMPVILAGNEAQQKKYLGRMTEEPLMCAYCVTEPGAGSDVAGIKTRAEKKGNEYIINGQKMWITNGGKANWYFLLARTNPDPKAPAGKAFTGFIVDADAPGVQPGRKEMNMGQRCSDTRGIVFEDVRVPAENVLIGEGSGFKIAMGAFDKTRPPVAAGAVGLAQRALDEATKYSMERKTFGKVLAEHQAVSFMLAEMAMKVELARLAYQRAAWEVDSGRRNTYYASIAKAFAGDIANQVASDAVQIFGGNGFNSDYPVEKLMRDAKIYQIYEGTAQIQRLIIAREHFNKYNE from the exons ATGTCTGCTCTCAGGGTGACCAGG GCGTTGCAGCACATCGCTAAACAAGGCCTGAGAGCCAAGTCTACAGCCCCCCAAACAGCCTCCTCTGCATCGGCCCCCCATTCTGGCTTCAACTTTG AGCTCAGTGAGCAGCAGAAAGAGTTTCAGGCTACAGCCAGGAAATTTGCCAGAGAGGAAGTCATTCCAGCAGCTGCTCAGTATGACAGAACTGGGGAG tATCCGGTTCCCCTCATCAAGAGGGCCTGGGAACTTGGGTTGATGAACGGACATATTCCAGAACACTGTG GTGGTCTGAATTTAGGCATCTTTGACACCTGTCTGATTACTGAGGAAATTGCCTATGGTTGTACTGGTATTCAGACTGCCATTGAGGCAAACTCTTTGGGG CAAATGCCAGTGATCTTAGCCGGCAACGAGGCGCAGCAGAAGAAGTACCTAGGAAGAATGACTGAAGAACCTTTGATGTGT GCCTACTGTGTAACTGAACCTGGAGCTGGTTCAGATGTGGCTGGTATAAAGACGAGAGCAGAGAAGAAGGGCAATGAGTACATCATCAATGGACAGAAGATGTGGATCACAAATGGAGGCAAAGCTAACTG GTATTTCCTTTTGGCTCGGACTAATCCTGATCCCAAAGCCCCAGCTGGAAAGGCTTTTACAGGATTTATTGTAGATGCTGACGCACCTGGGGTACAGCCTGGAAGAAAG GAGATGAACATGGGCCAGCGATGCTCAGACACCAGGGGTATTGTATTTGAGGATGTCAGAGTTCCAGCTGAAAATGTCCTGATTGGGGAAGGGTCTGGATTTAAAATCGCTATGGGTGCTTTTGACAAGACCAGACCTCCA GTGGCAGCTGGTGCTGTTGGTCTTGCCCAAAGGGCTCTGGATGAAGCCACTAAGTACTCTATGGAAAGGAAGACATTTGGAAAAGTCCTTGCTGAG CATCAAGCCGTGTCGTTCATGCTTGCTGAGATGGCCATGAAGGTGGAACTGGCTCGTCTAGCCTACCAGAGAGCAGCCTGGGAAGTGGATTCTGGTAGAAGAAACACCTACTACGCTTCAATTGCCAAGGCCTTTGCAGGGGACATCGCCAATCAGGTGGCTTCTGATGCTGTGCAGATTTTTGGAGGCAATGGCTTTAACAGTGATTACCCTGTGGAGAAGCTCATGAGAGATGCTAAAATATATCAG aTATATGAAGGCACAGCACAAATCCAAAGACTCATCATTGCTCGGGAACATTTTAACAAGTACAACGAGTAA